The following are from one region of the Entelurus aequoreus isolate RoL-2023_Sb linkage group LG17, RoL_Eaeq_v1.1, whole genome shotgun sequence genome:
- the il17a/f2 gene encoding interleukin 17a/f2 isoform X2: MLCLLAVHQCLAMPLQSHCIDEAICTYSLQDYYGQMVSIPSHINERSIAPWNYIENIDLNRVPQVIHEASCHTSHSCRGLDNAFGLETIPVSLRMPVLKKNPSCLPTASYSLEFELITIACICVISRHS; the protein is encoded by the exons ATGCTGTGTCTGCTGGCTGTCCACCAGTGCCTGGCTATGCCACTGCAGAGCCATTGTATCGACGAAGCAATCTGTACATACAGCTTGCAGGATTACTACGGCCAGATGGTCAGTATACCCAGCCACATCAATGAGCGCAGTATTGCCCCCTGGAATTATAT TGAGAACATCGACTTGAACCGGGTACCTCAGGTTATTCATGAAGCCAGCTGCCACACAAGCCATTCCTGCAGAGGGCTCGACAATGCTTTTGGTCTAGAGACCATACCTGTATCTCTACGGATGCCTGTCCTCAAGAAGAACCCCAGCTGTTTGCCGACAGCGAGCTACTCTCTGGAGTTTGAACTCATCACCATAGCATGTATATGTGTTATTTCCAGGCACAGCTGA
- the il17a/f2 gene encoding interleukin 17a/f2 isoform X1, with translation MEKIQLLRVLMLCLLAVHQCLAMPLQSHCIDEAICTYSLQDYYGQMVSIPSHINERSIAPWNYIENIDLNRVPQVIHEASCHTSHSCRGLDNAFGLETIPVSLRMPVLKKNPSCLPTASYSLEFELITIACICVISRHS, from the exons ATGGAAAAAATTCAG CTGCTGCGTGTATTGATGCTGTGTCTGCTGGCTGTCCACCAGTGCCTGGCTATGCCACTGCAGAGCCATTGTATCGACGAAGCAATCTGTACATACAGCTTGCAGGATTACTACGGCCAGATGGTCAGTATACCCAGCCACATCAATGAGCGCAGTATTGCCCCCTGGAATTATAT TGAGAACATCGACTTGAACCGGGTACCTCAGGTTATTCATGAAGCCAGCTGCCACACAAGCCATTCCTGCAGAGGGCTCGACAATGCTTTTGGTCTAGAGACCATACCTGTATCTCTACGGATGCCTGTCCTCAAGAAGAACCCCAGCTGTTTGCCGACAGCGAGCTACTCTCTGGAGTTTGAACTCATCACCATAGCATGTATATGTGTTATTTCCAGGCACAGCTGA